One Glycine soja cultivar W05 chromosome 2, ASM419377v2, whole genome shotgun sequence genomic region harbors:
- the LOC114374436 gene encoding nuclear autoantigenic sperm protein-like produces the protein MTKKIAETSRADVRPKKPTGVKIQEWKQEEKNHKKDDSTETTTTSKRSKRVVIEFDEEKDEEEERPLVRKRKSPETSTKSADQTEAGDSQAQMPKKKKKVKQIEPEPSVTVEGGEPVRKKKKKTKSSKEQGENQPVDVQPPSTDVGGAETETIPSIAEMGNLVEQPDLPQEHPTVEVQQNVSVEEIPSCARTSPAPETDAVNVEEQGEGQGIGPSSPQGSSQRSSSEEHFSDEEAIQEAEAGGSDIFPASSTSKLSASIGIAEDTFIQMQDEDPAAALRLLLNTSQANTSSEKNPGASSSSDADITSTVRQDCLLLKLSMEYARADVLKSIEENPSAAFGHLNFLKKLHNPLTSDEILGKVIQIESIIDQFANTVQKKRENGARLDAQKQAHILLLEKARAAQCEVERLTKEAKEGSSEIKACDDNISSWEATITNLLSQVDDLRQKIVTEQAKRKELQEKAADSIQKLVAEKGREGLKAFSASQAVADEARAMESADQVLSKEMATLKKLYEDLVMH, from the exons ATGACAAAGAAAATTGCTGAAACGTCTCGAGCTGATGTGAGACCCAAGAAACCCACTGGGGTGAAGATCCAAGAATGGAAACAAGAAGAGAAG aaTCATAAGAAAGATGATAGCACCGAGACTACCACGACCTCAAAACGCTCGAAGCGTGTGGTCATCGAATTCGACGAAGAAAAAGAT gaagaagaggaaagacctcttgtaagaaaaagaaaatcacctgAGACTTCGACCAAATCTGCTGACCAAACAGAGGCAGGCGATTCCCAGGCTCAAATgcctaagaagaaaaagaaagtgaagcaGATCGAGCCTGAACCTTCTGTGACGGTCGAGGGTGGTGAGCCAGtcaggaagaaaaagaagaagaccaAGTCTTCAAAAGAACAAGGTGAGAATCAACCTGTTGACGTCCAACCACCTTCGACTGATGTTGGCGGCGCTGAAACAGAAACTATTCCCTCTATTGCTGAGATGGGCAACCTTGTCGAACAACCGGACTTACCACAAGAACACCCTACCGTCGAG GTACAACAAAATGTTTCTGTAGAAGAAATACCCTCATGTGCTCGAACCTCTCCTGCTCCTGAGACGGATGCAGTGAATGTTGAGGAACAGGGTGAAGGTCAAGGTATTGGACCCAGCAGTCCTCAGGGATCGAGTCAGAGAAGTTCATCTGAAGAACACTTTTCCGATGAAGAGGCCATACAAGAGGCTGAAGCTGGAGGTTCAGACATTTTCCCAGCGTCTTCGACATCTAAGCTTTCCGCTAGCATAGGGATCGCAGAGGATACATTCATTCAAATGCAAGACGAAGACCCTGCTGCAGCCCTTCGACTCCTGCTGAACACCAGTCAAGCCAACACCTCAAGTGAAAAGAATCCTGGTGCTTCGTCCTCATCTGATGCTGATATAACCTCTACAGTACGCCAAGATTGCCTGCTTTTGAAGTTATCAATGGAATACGCACGGGCAGACGTACTTAAATCCATTGAAGAGAACCCTTCTGCTGCTTTTGGGCACCTGaactttttgaagaaattgcataACCCCCTTACTTCTGATGAGATTCTGGGCAAAGTTATACAAATCGAGTCCATTATCGATCAATTTGCAAATACTGTGCAGAAAAAACGCGAAAATGGCGCCAGACTCGATGCCCAGAAACAGGCACATATCCTTCTGCTCGAGAAAGCCCGAGCGGCTCAATGTGAAGTCGAGCGTCTCACCAAAGAGGCGAAAGAAGGATCTTCTGAGATCAAAGCCTGTGATGATAACATCTCCTCCTGGGAGGCAACTATTACAAATTTGCTGTCTCAGGTCGATGATCTAAGGCAGAAAATTGTAACAGAGCAGGCCAAACGCAAAGAACTCCAGGAGAAGGCTGCTGATTCGATTCAGAAGCTGGTTGCCGAAAAAGGGAGGGAAGGCCTGAAGGCCTTTAGTGCATCTCAAGCGGTAGCAGATGAGGCGAGAGCTATGGAGAGTGCTGACCAGGTTTTGAGCAAAGAGATGGCCACCTTGAAGAAACTATATGAGGACTTAGTCATGCATTAG
- the LOC114374453 gene encoding uncharacterized protein LOC114374453, whose product MSQGQAVPFAGKWHRFTVRNDGEKVVPEPQGDAEHTEIWESEVMIPFAVERTVYAFGGPLPDQESLSSSMNKVFPCYPTCEPRIFDSEPYNFNCLSKPHKLFRSAPSIAHRDYIPWLDRVEQAYEDFWKTYGIFDLIQFSRFGPEYRPEMLIAAMHFFESSTNTFQFKCGMMTPTLLDVAALTGLRPNGETYDPTKSSDNIKLVYKENTFSKYIAEHKGSVEEEVSDEEHVAFLTLWLSHYVFCTKSLQVAKRFIPMAIQIHEGQSFGFGRLLLAVLYESLGEACDDLKKSKDGSSFLVSGPMWLLQLWLNATFEQEMGLIIPQDYAEEVANRSIEGQRALRLTPKTFDQNPQKLFLKYMKIFLSFDKFLPQHAPFISREVGPAWFTDDFPAVDPDNEEEVNEIWSFYLNPQILSCRTGVQSNYLGLVGYQPNLVSRQFGLSQIRPKSLFEDPRDVIRGANLSEKTFKKFLKISLDENYNLHPFEFNHSHFCTMGFVTWWEKYYSGRSVGDTTIMISRLESGFTQPTVENIRSNLQARGKTIMTKKIAETSRADVRPKKPTGVKIQEWKQEEKNHKKDDSTETTTTSKRSKRVVIEFDEEKDEEEERPLVRKRKSPETSTKSADQTEAGDSQAQMPKKKKKVKQIEPEPSVTVEGGEPVRKKKKKTKSSKEQGENQPVDVQPPSTDVGGAETETIPSIAEMGNLVEQPDLPQEHPTVEVQQNVSVEEIPSCARTSPAPETDAVNVEEQGEGQGIGPSSPQGSSQRSSSEEHFSDEEAIQEAEAGGSDIFPASSTSKLSASIGIAEDTFIQMQDEDPAAALRLLLNTSQANTSSEKNPGASSSSDADITSTVRQDCLLLKLSMEYARADVLKSIEENPSAAFGHLNFLKKLHNPLTSDEILGKVIQIESIIDQFANTVQKKRENGARLDAQKQAHILLLEKARAAQCEVERLTKEAKEGSSEIKACDDNISSWEATITNLLSQVDDLRQKIVTEQAKRKELQEKAADSIQKLVAEKGREGLKAFSASQAVADEARAMESADQVLSKEMATLKKLYEDLVMH is encoded by the exons ATGTCGCAAGGCCAAGCAGTTCCGTTTGCTGGGAAATGGCACCGTTTTACAGTCAGGAACGACGGAGAGAAGGTGGTTCCAGAACCACAAGGTGACGCCGAACACACAGAAATCTGGGAATCGGAGGTGATGATCCCTTTCGCAGTGGAAAGGACAGTTTACGCTTTCGGTGGACCTCTGCCAGACCAAGAGTCACTCTCGAGTTCAATGAACAAGGTATTCCCCTGCTACCCAACTTGCGAACCTAGGATTTTTGATAGTGAGCCTTACAACTTCAACTGTTTAAGCAAACCCCACAAACTCTTTCGATCCGCCCCGTCAATAGCCCATAGGGATTACATACCTTGGCTTGATCGAGTCGAACAAGCGTATGAGGATTTCTGGAAGACATATGGCATATTTGACTTAATACAATTCTCTCGATTTGGTCCTGAATATCGACCAGAAATGCTGATAGCAGCTATGCATTTTTTCGAGTCTTCTACCAACACCTTTCAATTTAAATGTGGTATGATGACCCCCACTCTCTTAGACGTAGCCGCTCTCACAGGCCTTAGGCCTAACGGAGAAACTTATGATCCCACTAAATCTAGTGATAATATTAAGCTAGTATATAAGGAGAACACCTTTTCCAAATATATAGCTGAACACAAAGGATCGGTCGAAGAGGAAGTCTCTGATGAAGAGCATGTAGCCTTCTTGACCCTATGGCTATCTCACTACGTCTTTTGCACAAAATCCTTGCAAGTAGCCAAAAGATTTATTCCAATGGCAATACAAATTCATGAAGGTCAGAGCTTTGGATTTGGACGCCTCTTGTTAGCAGTACTATACGAATCGCTTGGTGAGGCATGCGATGACCTGAAGAAATCGAAGGATGGGTCTTCCTTCTTAGTATCTGGGCCTATGTGGCTTCTCCAGTTGTGGCTTAATGCCACTTTCGAACAAGAAATGGGATTAATAATCCCACAAGATTATGCTGAAGAAGTTGCCAATCGCTCGATCGAAGGCCAGAGAGCACTTCGATTAACACCCAAGACCTTCGATCAAAACCCACAAAAGCTGTTCCTCAAGTACATGAAGATTTTTCTGAGTTTTGACAAGTTTCTTCCCCAACATGCTCCATTCATTAGTCGAGAGGTCGGCCCGGCCTGGTTCACTGACGATTTTCCTGCTGTCGATCCGGACAATGAAGAAGAAGTGAATGAAATATGGTCATTTTACTTGAATCCACAGATCCTGTCCTGTCGTACAGGTGTTCAATCGAACTATTTAGGCCTGGTTGGATACCAGCCTAATTTGGTTTCAAGACAATTTGGCCTCTCGCAGATCCGTCCCAAAAGCTTGTTCGAAGATCCTAGAGACGTCATAAGAGGGGCCAATCTTTCAGAAAAGACTTTCAAGAAATTTTTGAAGATTTCTCTTGATGAAAACTATAACCTGCATCCTTTTGAGTTCAACCATTCCCACTTCTGCACCATGGGATTTGTTACCTGGTGGGAGAAATATTATTCGGGCCGTTCGGTTGGAGACACAACTATCATGATCTCCAGACTTGAGAGTGGTTTTACACAACCAACGGTCGAGAATATCCGCTCAAACCTTCAAGCTCGAG GCAAAACAATCATGACAAAGAAAATTGCTGAAACGTCTCGAGCTGATGTGAGACCCAAGAAACCCACTGGGGTGAAGATCCAAGAATGGAAACAAGAAGAGAAG aaTCATAAGAAAGATGATAGCACCGAGACTACCACGACCTCAAAACGCTCGAAGCGTGTGGTCATCGAATTCGACGAAGAAAAAGAT gaagaagaggaaagacctcttgtaagaaaaagaaaatcacctgAGACTTCGACCAAATCTGCTGACCAAACAGAGGCAGGCGATTCCCAGGCTCAAATgcctaagaagaaaaagaaagtgaagcaGATCGAGCCTGAACCTTCTGTGACGGTCGAGGGTGGTGAGCCAGtcaggaagaaaaagaagaagaccaAGTCTTCAAAAGAACAAGGTGAGAATCAACCTGTTGACGTCCAACCACCTTCGACTGATGTTGGCGGCGCTGAAACAGAAACTATTCCCTCTATTGCTGAGATGGGCAACCTTGTCGAACAACCGGACTTACCACAAGAACACCCTACCGTCGAG GTACAACAAAATGTTTCTGTAGAAGAAATACCCTCATGTGCTCGAACCTCTCCTGCTCCTGAGACGGATGCAGTGAATGTTGAGGAACAGGGTGAAGGTCAAGGTATTGGACCCAGCAGTCCTCAGGGATCGAGTCAGAGAAGTTCATCTGAAGAACACTTTTCCGATGAAGAGGCCATACAAGAGGCTGAAGCTGGAGGTTCAGACATTTTCCCAGCGTCTTCGACATCTAAGCTTTCCGCTAGCATAGGGATCGCAGAGGATACATTCATTCAAATGCAAGACGAAGACCCTGCTGCAGCCCTTCGACTCCTGCTGAACACCAGTCAAGCCAACACCTCAAGTGAAAAGAATCCTGGTGCTTCGTCCTCATCTGATGCTGATATAACCTCTACAGTACGCCAAGATTGCCTGCTTTTGAAGTTATCAATGGAATACGCACGGGCAGACGTACTTAAATCCATTGAAGAGAACCCTTCTGCTGCTTTTGGGCACCTGaactttttgaagaaattgcataACCCCCTTACTTCTGATGAGATTCTGGGCAAAGTTATACAAATCGAGTCCATTATCGATCAATTTGCAAATACTGTGCAGAAAAAACGCGAAAATGGCGCCAGACTCGATGCCCAGAAACAGGCACATATCCTTCTGCTCGAGAAAGCCCGAGCGGCTCAATGTGAAGTCGAGCGTCTCACCAAAGAGGCGAAAGAAGGATCTTCTGAGATCAAAGCCTGTGATGATAACATCTCCTCCTGGGAGGCAACTATTACAAATTTGCTGTCTCAGGTCGATGATCTAAGGCAGAAAATTGTAACAGAGCAGGCCAAACGCAAAGAACTCCAGGAGAAGGCTGCTGATTCGATTCAGAAGCTGGTTGCCGAAAAAGGGAGGGAAGGCCTGAAGGCCTTTAGTGCATCTCAAGCGGTAGCAGATGAGGCGAGAGCTATGGAGAGTGCTGACCAGGTTTTGAGCAAAGAGATGGCCACCTTGAAGAAACTATATGAGGACTTAGTCATGCATTAG
- the LOC114391940 gene encoding dirigent protein 22-like translates to MANPFPTFLPSSLIFFSFFFFLFSPLTAAKTHRFARTISPSSLGLDGEPEKLSHLHFFFHDVVSGQNQTAVRVAAAPATDKSPTLFGAVVMMDDPLTEQPEATSKVVGRAQGIYASASQSELGFLMAMNFAFTEGKYNGSSLAVLGRNTVASAVREMPVVGGSELFRFARGYAQAKTHSFSAVEAIVEYNVYVFHY, encoded by the coding sequence ATGGCCAATCCCTTCCCAACATTCCTCCCCTCTTCCCTcatcttcttttccttcttctttttcttattctcCCCTCTCACCGCCGCCAAAACACACCGTTTCGCGCGCACCATCTCCCCCTCCTCCCTGGGCCTGGACGGGGAGCCTGAGAAACTAAGCCACCTCCACTTCTTCTTCCATGACGTTGTCAGTGGCCAAAACCAGACCGCGGTGCGAGTCGCGGCGGCCCCGGCCACCGACAAGTCCCCGACGCTCTTCGGTGCGGTGGTCATGATGGACGACCCCCTGACGGAACAGCCCGAAGCCACCTCCAAGGTTGTGGGAAGGGCGCAGGGGATCTACGCCTCGGCGTCGCAGAGCGAGCTTGGGTTCCTCATGGCCATGAACTTCGCCTTCACCGAAGGGAAGTACAACGGGAGCTCCCTCGCCGTGCTTGGGCGGAACACGGTGGCCTCCGCCGTGAGGGAGATGCCGGTGGTGGGCGGCAGCGAGCTGTTCCGGTTCGCGAGAGGGTATGCTCAGGCCAAGACGCATTCTTTCAGTGCGGTAGAAGCTATTGTAGAGTATAACGTGTATGTGTTCCATTATTGA